A portion of the Fulvia fulva chromosome 1, complete sequence genome contains these proteins:
- a CDS encoding Glutathione S-transferase 3: MTIVLHHLGISQSERIVWLLEELGLQYKLVKHVRDPVMAPGSLKSVPGNKPGKAPFIEDTDAGITLSESNAITDDIIYKYGNGKLALPPSHKNFADYLYWKDFANSTTQPNMMTSMFLTLGNVSKDEMIAQFAEGRLHAGFKHMDERLGQSKWLAGKEFTAAETMSVYALTTQRYFGPRVSLAGYDNILRWLKDCSERPAYQKAMEKGDPEMKLLLRADAPEVGMMESGGSQSSHWKK, encoded by the exons ATGACCATCGTCCTCCACCATCTAGGAATCTCCCAGTCGGAGAGGATTGTTTGGCTCCTCGAAGAGCTGGGCCTCCAATACAAACTCGTCAAGCATGTACGCGATCCTGTCATGGCTCCTGGGTCATTGAAGAGTGTTCCTGGCAATAAGCCAGGCAAGGCCCCTTTCATCGAAGACACCGACGCTGGGATCACTCTCTCGGAAAGCAACGCCATCACCGACGACATCATCTACAAGTATGGCAACGGAAAGCTTGCTCTTCCTCCCAGCCACAAGAATTTCGCAGACTATCTCTACTGGAAGGACTTCGCCAA CTCAACAACGCAGCCAAACATGATGACGAGCATGTTCTTGACCCTGGGCAACGTGTCCAAGGATGAAATGATAGCACAGTTCGCTGAAGGACGACTACATGCCGGCTTCAAGCACATGGACGAGAGACTCGGCCAGAGTAAGTGGCTTGCTGGCAAGGAGTTCACTGCTGCCGAGACGATGTCTGTGTACGCCTTGACCACACAACGATACTTCGGACCGCGCGTAAGTCTTGCTGGATACGACAACATCTTACGATGGCTCAAGGATTGCTCGGAGAGGCCTGCATACCAGAAGGCAATGGAGAAGGGAGATCCAGAGATGAAGCTCCTCCTCAGAGCCGACGCCCCTGAGGTCGGCATGATGGAGAGTGGTGGTTCGCAGAGTAGTCATTGGAAGAAATAG
- a CDS encoding Laccase abr2 — MYKVFYASRNACRARWGPVAACIMPSLSFLALCALAFCPSSYGATRQFSVVLTWSTGSPDGFEKQQILVNGQLPGPALVIDQDDDVEGGQFLVTNKLNVDTAVHFHGIEQLNTPWSDGVPGLSQKPIEAGCQWLYKWKATEYGTYWYHAHYQSQVFDGMFGPIYIKPRAFEPKPFNVITSDQNALDAILKAEENPQFVMISDWMHLTSQQHRQVQEDSNVDIFCTNSILFNGKGRVNCLSEPEQRAALAPPFQELFNGPLRGQWLSPNGCLPFGPFSQGNATLNLDAIPRDLVTDCSATDTPQQEFQVDPRSRWASFNFISVTGIQAPIISIDEHPMWVYAVDGRYVQPVKVNGLHIFSGERYSVMVQLDKREGSYTMRASNFGLNQLISGFATVSYTSGGHDKNSDNENRDSGSKHHDWNGGHWQEGHGNGGKGYGWKGGRGRGHKEGIGRYNRHFKRDSQPYYTYGGFPVSPEVVTLNESQIVPFHNIPPAQEIAQTHILRLSRFGKPWLWSLDGDETYPMFPTEYAEDAPLLYYPESTEANNQNLVIKTQNDTWIDIVFVVVDLNGPPHPMHKHSNKGYLVGRGVGPWNWSSVAEAAAAQPQSFNFDDPPYRDGFTTLPSAGAPTWLTMRYHVVNPGAFMLHCHIQSHLSGGMALAFLDGVDEFPAIPAEYGSEGQGNGMGGHDRPGGHLGSYH, encoded by the exons ATGTATAAAGTCTTCTACGCCTCTCGCAATGCCTGTCGTGCTCGGTGGGGACCCGTAGCAGCGTGCAtaatgccttccttatcaTTTCTTGCATTGTGCGCATTGGCATTTTGTCCGTCATCATATGGGGCCACCAGACAATTCTCTGTCGTACTGACATGGTCGACGGGCAGTCCTGATGGATTTGAGAAGCAACAGATCCTGGTCAACGGACAATTGCCAGGTCCAGCTCTTGTGATCGACCAAGATGACGATGTCGAG GGTGGACAGTTCTTGGTCACAAACAAGCTTAACGTGGACACTGCCGTGCACTTTCACGGTATTGAGCAA CTCAACACTCCCTGGTCGGACGGGGTGCCAGGCCTTTCTCAAAAGCCCATTGAAGCTGGTTGCCAATGGCTCTACAAGTGGAAGGCGACAGAATATGGCACCTATTGGTATCACGCGCACTACCAGAGCCAGGTATTCGATGGCATGTTCGGACCGATCTACATCAAACCCAGGGCGTTTGAGCCCAAGCCCTTCAACGTGATTACTAGCGACCAGAATGCGCTAGATGCGATTCTCAAAGCCGAAGAGAATCCCCAGTTCGTGATGATCTCTGACTGGATGCATCTGACGTCCCAGCAGCATCGGCAAGTCCAAGAGGACAGTAATGTTGACATTTTTTGCACGAATAGCATATTGTTCAACGGTAAAGGACGAGTCAACTGTCTATCCGAGCCAGAGCAGCGGGCAGCACTCGCGCCACCCTTCCAGGAGCTCTTCAATGGACCTCTGCGAGGACAGTGGCTGAGTCCCAACGGATGTCTTCCCTTTGGTCCCTTCAGCCAGGGCAATGCCACTCTCAACCTCGATGCCATACCACGAGACCTCGTCACGGATTGCTCAGCAACAGATACTCCTCAGCAAGAATTCCAAGTAGACCCTAGGTCGCGGTGGGCAAGCTTCAACTTCATCAGTGTCACCGGTATCCAGGCGCCAATTATTTCCATAGACGAGCATCCGATGTGGGTCTATGCTGTTGATGGTCGCTACGTTCAACCAGTCAAGGTCAATGGCCTGCATATCTTCAGCGGCGAACGTTACTCAGTCATGGTGCAGCTTGATAAGCGTGAAGGGTCCTACACCATGAGAGCCAGCAACTTTGGCTTGAATCAGCTCATCAGTGGTTTCGCTACTGTGAGCTACACTAGTGGTGGTCACGATAAAAACAGCGATAACGAGAATCGAGACAGTGGTAGCAAGCATCACGACTGGAACGGTGGCCACTGGCAGGAAGGACACGGCAATGGCGGCAAGGGGTACGGCTGGAAGGGTGGTCGCGGCAGAGGCCACAAAGAAGGCATCGGCAGATACAACAGACACTTCAAGAGGGACTCACAGCCGTATTATACTTACGGCGGCTTCCCAGTATCCCCAGAGGTCGTCACACTCAACGAGAGTCAGATCGTGCCCTTCCACAACATACCTCCAGCACAGGAAATCGCTCAAACACACATCCTTCGCCTATCGAGATTTGGCAAGCCCTGGCTTTGGTCCCTCGACGGCGACGAGACGTACCCTATGTTCCCTACCGAATACGCAGAAGACGCACCACTGCTATACTACCCCGAAAGCACAGAGGCCAACAACCAGAACCTCGTGATCAAGACCCAGAACGATACCTGGATCGACATCGTCTTCGTCGTCGTGGATCTCAACGGTCCGCCGCATCCAATGCACAAGCACAGTAACAAGGGGTATCTCGTCGGTCGGGGGGTAGGACCTTGGAACTGGTCGTCTGTGGCGGAAGCGGCGGCGGCGCAGCCACAGTCGTTCAATTTTGACGATCCTCCGTATCGAGATGGCTTCACGACACTTCCTAGCGCTGGAGCACCGACCTGGTTGACGATGCGATATCATGTCGTGAATCCGGGGGCGTTCATGCTGCACTGTCACATCCAGTCGCATCTGTCGGGTGGTATGGCGCTTGCGTTCTTGGATGGGGTTGACGAGTTCCCGGCGATACCTGCGGAGTATGGCTCGGAAGGTCAGGGGAATGGGATGGGCGGCCACGATCGGCCTGGAGGGCATCTGGGGAGCTATCACTAG
- a CDS encoding N amino acid transport system protein, translating into MATGMTEYGAARDGGYKNPDELSTSTPEHGSQTDNELKDQEKFDPELALGEQLTVHEGEQKFNKLGWKALTICLIVEAIALGSLSVPSAFATVGMVPGVILTVGLGLIAIYTSYVVGQVKMKYPKVEHYADAVRLIWGRPGYELCGVMFALFLILLVGSHALTGTIAFIRIVDQPGLCALIFSVVSAIILFLLALPPTFHEVSFLGYIDFVSIIAAILITMVATGVEASNAPGGLSAVDWSLWPPPDTSLYKAFLSCTNIIFAYSFAVCQFSFMSEMHTPKDYVKSIWALGLIEIFIYTITGAVIYAFVGSAVNSPALLSSSFTVSRIAFGVALPVIFISGSINGTVVGRYIITRAFPNSSIRWVNNTKGWTVWAALIAAITIIGWIIAEAIPFFNALLGLISSLFISGFTFYFPALFWFQLIKEGKWNASTHNIVLSLANAGCLIIGVATLGLGTYASVQDIMDQYNSGSVRGSFTCDSSSYA; encoded by the coding sequence ATGGCAACAGGCATGACTGAGTATGGCGCTGCCCGGGATGGCGGTTACAAGAATCCGGATGAGCTTTCGACATCGACACCGGAGCATGGCAGCCAGACTGATAATGAGCTCAAGGATCAAGAGAAGTTCGATCCGGAACTCGCGCTGGGCGAGCAATTGACGGTCCATGAAGGCGAGCAGAAGTTCAACAAGCTGGGGTGGAAAGCATTGACGATTTGTTTGATCGTGGAAGCCATTGCGTTGGGATCGCTGAGTGTTCCAAGTGCGTTCGCGACGGTTGGCATGGTACCTGGTGTCATCCTCACAGTCGGTCTCGGATTGATTGCCATCTACACGAGTTATGTCGTTGGCCAGGTCAAGATGAAGTACCCTAAGGTCGAGCACTACGCCGATGCGGTGCGGTTGATTTGGGGACGTCCGGGTTACGAGCTGTGTGGTGTCATGTTCGCACTCTTCCTCATCCTCCTAGTCGGCTCCCACGCCCTGACCGGTACTATCGCGTTCATCCGAATCGTCGACCAGCCAGGCCTCTGCGCGCTGATCTTCTCGGTGGTATCCGCGATAATCCTCTTCCTCCTGGCCCTCCCACCGACCTTCCACGAAGTCTCCTTCCTCGGCTACATTGACTTCGTCAGCATCATCGCCGCCATCCTCATCACAATGGTCGCAACCGGTGTCGAAGCCTCCAATGCCCCTGGAGGCCTCTCTGCCGTGGACTGGTCCCTCTGGCCACCACCAGACACGTCCCTCTACAAGGCCTTCCTCTCTTGCACCAACATCATCTTCGCTTACTCATTCGCCGTCTGCCAATTCTCCTTCATGTCGGAGATGCACACCCCCAAGGACTATGTCAAGTCCATTTGGGCACTTGGCTTGATCGAGATCTTCATCTACACAATCACCGGCGCCGTCATCTATGCTTTCGTTGGTAGCGCTGTCAACTCCCCGGCACTTCTCAGCTCCAGCTTCACGGTCTCCAGGATTGCTTTTGGCGTCGCTCTGCCAGTCATCTTCATCTCTGGCTCGATCAATGGAACTGTCGTCGGCCGCTACATCATCACCAGGGCATTCCCAAACTCCAGCATTCGATGGGTGAACAACACCAAGGGTTGGACAGTGTGGGCTGCTCTCATTGCCGCCATTACCATAATTGGCTGGATCATTGCTGAGGCGATTCCATTCTTCAACGCTCTGCTCGGTCTAATCTCGTCCCTGTTCATCTCTGGCTTCACATTCTACTTCCCAGCTCTCTTCTGGTTCCAGCTGATCAAGGAAGGGAAGTGGAATGCCAGCACACACAACATCGTGCTTTCCCTGGCGAACGCTGGATGCCTCATCATCGGTGTTGCGACTCTGGGGCTTGGAACGTACGCCTCTGTGCAGGATATCATGGACCAGTATAACTCCGGCTCCGTGAGAGGATCCTTTACGTGCGATAGTAGTTCGTATGCATAA
- a CDS encoding TBC1 domain family member 5 → MRSLEEARACWPELQRHASLRDLKDAVRLDGRSSIATNGLRSACWKAFLLFDSVDVAEWQKTLAASRSAYNSLKSHFFRYIDNPDDVGTGFDPLSQETETSPWSRVHKDEELRAEILQDVERCMPESAYFRQLETQRTLTDILFVFCKLNPDVSYRQGMHELAAPILWVVENDAVDIGEGSKTLGQDSTIKALFDADHIEHDTFALFGQVMQSAKTFYLSEGPVSIASRSRHIFSELLPQVDPDLVKHLEGLDIVPQVFLIRWIRLLFGREFEFEDVLSLWDIIFAEDNTLEMVDYVCLAMLLRIRWHLLDADYNNALGLLLKYPEQDKEFPAQTLGLDALYLESHLSKDGGSYLVLKYTGRPLASGRPSTPPALQRNITAFSGVNAIRSAGHRPALSPSRAVGQSRNIEAILQSTAKNIYARGGKLGIGKAVRSAVDEVHKKAQEMREAQTPSPPPWRRPNTSDPAVSRVLNIELRNKKLSGLLAGAVGELWEYQRLVTENGKGSEKALRDETVEKLSTAIAKVQFVQVYLDQPTLALPEDDVPDTTTDHEVLADRGKQSHTVELEDDGRTIVLPVTTSSSDPAAVADDTKASALADPSTFEGFSESTDKPDSSKYRHQDRTQQTLGHSDRVPLDADNTLGSPVQLKPRPRLDQSSFSFMLGQEKDSETPARAAHNRNISGGSLFGENERSTKLSTNSKETGPASDNEDFDLGSLRRARGAKK, encoded by the exons ATGCGTAGCCTCGAGGAGGCCAGAGCATGCTGGCCTGAGCTACAACGCCACGCGTCGCTGCGTGATCTCAAGGACGCTGTCCGCCTGGACGGACGCTCCTCAATCGCAACCAACGGACTTCGGTCCGCCTGTTGGAAGGCTTTTCTGCTCTTCGATAGTGTCGACGTGGCGGAGTGGCAGAAGACTCTTGCAGCCTCGCGCTCGGCGTACAACTCACTCAAGTCGCACTTCTTCCGGTACATCGACAACCCTGACGACGTTGGCACCGGCTTCGATCCGCTGAGTCAGGAGACAGAG ACTTCTCCCTGGTCTCGTGTCCATAAAGATGAGGAACTTCGGGCTGAGATCCTGCAAGATGTTGAACGTTGTATGCCAGAATCGGCTTATTTCCGCCAACTTGAGACGCAAAGAACGCTTACAGACATACTATTCGTGTTTTGTAAGCTCAACCCAGATGTCAGCTATCGGCAAGGAATGCACGAGCTCGCCGCTCCAATACTGTGGGTAGTTGAAAACGACGCAGTCGACATCGGAGAAGGCAGCAAGACCCTGGGCCAAGACAGCACGATCAAAGCTCTATTCGATGCTGACCACATAGAACATGACACGTTTGCGCTCTTTGGTCAAGTCATGCAAAGTGCAAAGACATTC TACCTATCTGAAGGCCCGGTATCAATCGCATCAAGGAGTCGCCACATCTTCAGCGAACTGCTGCCACAGGTTGATCCTGACTTGGTCAAGCATCTGGAAGGTCTCGACATAGTACCTCAGGTCTTTCTCATCAGATGGATCCGCCTTTTATTCGGCCGAGAGTTCGAGTTTGAGGACGTTCTCAGCCTGTGGGATATCATATTTGCCGAGGACAACACCCTGGAGATGGTCGATTACGTGTGCCTGGCCATGCTTCTACGAATACGCTGGCACTTACTAGACGCTGACTACAACAACGCTTTGGGACTTCTGCTCAAGTATCCCGAGCAAGACAAAGAGTTCCCAGCCCAGACATTGGGATTGGACGCTCTGTACCTGGAGTCTCATTTGTCGAAAGACGGTGGCAGTTACCTCGTGTTGAAGTATACCGGTCGGCCTTTGGCCTCTGGACGACCCAGCACGCCACCCGCCCTCCAGAGGAACATCACCGCTTTCAGTGGCGTGAATGCCATCAGGAGTGCAGGCCACCGTCCGGCATTATCTCCTTCTCGTGCTGTGGGTCAATCGAGGAACATCGAGGCTATTCTACAGTCCACAGCCAAAAACATCTACGCTCGTGGGGGAAAGCTTGGCATTGGCAAGGCGGTTCGTAGTGCCGTCGACGAGGTTCATAAGAAGGCCCAGGAGATGCGGGAAGCGCAGACCCCATCGCCACCCCCATGGCGGCGGCCCAACACCAGTGACCCAGCCGTAAGCAGAGTCCTTAATATTGAGCTTCGGAACAAGAAGCTTTCGGGGCTGCTTGCGGGTGCCGTTGGTGAGTTGTGGGAATACCAAAGGTTAGTGACGGAAAATGGGAAGGGCAGCGAGAAAGCCCTCCGAGACGAGACAGTTGAGAAACTCAGCACAGCGATTGCCAAAGTGCAGTTTGTGCAAGTTTACCTCGATCAACCGACCTTAGCACTTCCCGAGGACGATGTTCCGGATACAACTACAGACCACGAGGTTTTAGCCGATCGAGGGAAGCAGAGTCACACGGTGGAGCTAGAAGATGATGGGCGTACAATCGTTCTTCCGGTGACGACTTCAAGCAGTGATCCGGCCGCTGTTGCTGACGATACGAAAGCTTCAGCATTGGCAGATCCTTCCACGTTCGAAGGCTTCTCGGAGTCAACAGACAAGCCTGACTCCTCAAAGTATCGTCATCAAGATAGGACCCAACAAACACTTGGCCATTCAGACCGCGTTCCGTTGGACGCAGACAATACATTGGGCAGCCCGGTACAGCTCAAGCCTCGACCGCGGCTAGATCAGAGCTCATTCTCTTTCATGCTCGGCCAAGAGAAAGATTCGGAAACACCCGCCAGAGCCGCGCACAACCGCAACATATCTGGCGGGTCTCTTTTCGGCGAGAACGAGCGATCAACAAAGCTGAGTACAAACAGTAAAGAAACCGGGCCTGCTTCTGACAACGAAGACTTCGACCTAGGGAGCCTCAGAAGGGCGAGAGGTGCAAAGAAATGA
- a CDS encoding N amino acid transport system protein, giving the protein MATSQTHEKTIHLSQDSPDPEVLEGKVDDLEEHEVFQKDGEVNFRTVGWPRASVIFLKVIFATGVLSIPTAMVSLGAIGGALNVIGFGMLNTYSGVITGDFRNRHPYCHSVADMAMEVGGIWVREITGILFIIAYILCTGSGILGVAIGLNALSTHTACSVWWAFLATIVVAVAASVRKFHQIGWLTWAGFTSIFIAVFIIVVAVTTRDRPAAAPLTGDYDLGYYTVPSGVTFAAGVVASCTIFVSSAATSAFLPVISEMKNPKDYRKALFVCMGLVTSAYLAFSLVVYRWCGKWVASPSLGSAGQTVKMVAFGVGLIGLIVSACLYLHIAAKYVFVRILRGSKHLQANTAVHWGTWLGCTFGLAALSFILSQAIPIFNYLLALTGSLCFAPITIALPGWLWLHDHMSYRRGTASQQIAFWFHVLLIPLGLFFLVAGTYGGIEQIIQAYADGLIGSAFSCADNSGST; this is encoded by the exons ATGGCGACATCACAGACACATGAGAAAACGATCCATCTTAGCCAAGATTCGCCTGATCCAGAAGTGCTCGAGGGCAAGGTTGACGACCTCGAGGAGCACGAAGTGTTCCAGAAGGATGGCGAGGTGAACTTCCGTACCGTTGGCTGGCCACGTGCATCGGTCATCTTCTTGAAGGTCATCTTCGCCACGGGCGTCCTATCCATCCCGACAGCTATGGTATCATTGGGAGCCATTGGCGGCGCACTCAACGTGATCGGGTTTGGTATGCTCAATACCTATTCTGGCGTCATAAC CGGCGACTTTCGGAACAGACACCCCTATTGTCACTCCGTCGCAGATATGGCCATGGAAGTCGGCGGAATCTGGGTGCGAGAGATCACTGGAATCCTCTTCATAATCGCATATATTCTCTGTACTG GATCTGGTATTCTTGGCGTGGCCATCGGGCTCAACGCTCTCTCGACCCATACTGCGTGCTCAGTGTGGTGGGC ATTCTTGGCTACCATAGTGGTCGCTGTTGCTGCCTCCGTTCGCAAG TTCCATCAAATCGGCTGGCTTACATGGGCCGGATTCACGAGCATCTTCATAGCGGTCTTCATTATTGTCGTTGCCGTCACGACTCGAGACCGGCCTGCTGCTGCACCCCTGACCGGAGACTACGACCTAGGATACTATACCGTCCCCTCCGGTGTCACCTTTGCAGCTGGAGTCGTGGCTTCTTGCACCATCTTTGTTTCGTCAGCAGCGACCAGCGCCTTTCTGCCCGTCATTAGCGAGATG AAAAATCCAAAGGACTATCGCAAGGCTTTGTTCGTCTGCATGGGCCTGGTCACGTCTGCATACCTGGCCTTCTCACTGGTGGTATACCGCTGGTGCGGAAAATGGGTCGCCTCTCCCTCACTCGGAAGCGCTGGTCAGACCGTGAAGATGGTCGCCTTCGGAGTAGGCCTGATCGGACTGATCGTCAGCGCGTGCCTTTACTTACATATCGCCGCCAAATACGTCTTCGTAAGAATCCTACGCGGGAGCAAGCACCTACAAGCGAATACTGCTGTACATTGGGGGACTTGGCTTGGCTGCACCTTTGGTCTTGCCGCTCTTTCGTTCATCCTTTCGCAGGCGATCCCAATATTCAACTATCTGCTGGCTTTGACAGGAAGCTTGTGCTTTGCGCCGATTACTATAGCACTTCCCGGATGGCTTTGGCTTCATGACCACATGTCCTATCGGAGAGGCACCGCATCGCAGCAAATTGCTTTCTGGTTCCACGTACTCCTCATCCCGCTTGGGTTGTTCTTCCTGGTTGCTGGCACCTACGGGGGGATCGAACAGATTATCCAGGCTTATGCGGATGGGCTTATTG GCTCTGCGTTTTCCTGTGCGGACAATTCTGGTTCCACCTAA
- a CDS encoding Biotin synthase, mitochondrial produces MALTLLPRRAAVRSLHASSSACTRSFSTPVNDAFSPISATPPPPPEGSNALWSAVNARTPRYDWSKDEIREIYNTPLMELAHQAGVLHRRFHSPSAVQMCTLMNIKTGGCSEDCSYCAQSSQYNTGLKATKMSPVDQVLEKARIAKSNGSTRFCMGAAWRDMRGRKTSLKNVKAMVEGIRSMDMEVCVTLGMIDQNQAHELKAAGLTAYNHNVDTSREHYPSVITTRSYDERLQTLANVRQAGINVCSGGILGLGEKPEDHVGLIYTVSTLPAHPESFPVNALVPIKGTPLGDSNKKRIEFDAILRTIATARLVMPATIIRIAAGRTTMSESEQILCFSAGANAVFTGEKMLTTDAVGWDADKEMFQKYGLVPMKSFERGGFRETSWSALKAEAAATPVVEAAATQQTATA; encoded by the exons ATGGCGCTGACTCTCCTGCCTAGGCGAGCAGCTGTTCGTTCATTACACGCTTCATCCTCGGCCTGCACTCGGTCGTTCAGCACACCCGTCAACGATGCCTTCTCCCCAATCTCGGCAACCCCTCCCCCTCCTCCAGAAGGTAGCAACGCGCTATGGAGTGCAGTGAATGCTCGCACACCCAGGTACGACTGGTCGAAAGATGAGATCCGGGAGATATACAACACCCCGCTCATGGAGCTGGCTCACCAGGCG GGCGTGCTACACCGTCGTTTCCACTCTCCGTCAGCTGTCCAAATGTGCACTCTCATGAACATCAAGACCGGTGGCTGCAGTGAAGACTGCTCATACTGCGCCCAGTCGTCCCAGTACAACACTGGTCTCAAGGCAACGAAGATGTCTCCCGTCGATCAAGTCCTCGAGAAGGCTCGGATAGCGAAGAGCAACGGCAGCACACGCTTCTGCATGGGTGCAGCCTGGCGAGACATGCGAGGCCGCAAGACCAGCCTCAAGAATGTCAAAGCCATGGTCGAAGGGATTCGCTCAATGGACATGGAAGTGTGCGTGACCCTTGGCATGATCGATCAGAACCAAGCCCACGAGCTCAAGGCTGCCGGTCTGACAGCATACAATCACAATGTCGATACCTCGAGAGAGCATTATCCCTCGGTCATCACAACCCGCTCGTACGACGAACGACTTCAAACTTTGGCCAACGTCCGACAAGCTGGCATAAATGTCTGCAGCGGCGGCATCCTTGGCCTTGGAGAGAAGCCAGAAGACCACGTCGGTCTCATATACACTGTGTCAACACTTCCAGCGCATCCTGAATCCTTCCCGGTCAACGCCCTGGTACCGATCAAAGGCACACCCCTTGGGGACTCCAACAAGAAGAGGATCGAATTCGACGCTATTCTCCGTACAATCGCTACAGCGCGTCTAGTAATGCCAGCGACCATCATTCGTATCGCCGCAGGCCGGACGACTATGTCTGAATCAGAACAGATTCTGTGCTTCTCTGCGGGTGCCAATGCCGTATTCACCGGTGAGAAGATGTTGACCACAGATGCTGTGGGCTGGGATGCGGATAAGGAGATGTTCCAAAAGTACGGCCTCGTACCGATGAAGAGTTTTGAGCGTGGGGGCTTTCGCGAGACGAGCTGGTCCGCCTTGAAAGCGGAGGCTGCAGCGACTCCTGTCGTCGAGGCTGCTGCGACTCAGCAGACCGCCACTGCGTAG
- a CDS encoding tRNA wybutosine-synthesizing protein 3, which yields MPNPSTFQDKKRRILEDLATPSEEYTDLSPKGSVDEGVRELCDEINALEGYVTTSSCAGRIAVYMNGSGKDRSEDGRSGRTEREAGKGGKGGGEWLFVTHDAFKTDEVSGDGEVFKSFGIEYAAPSVPTSAAHCRLVYLKFEPMILHILTSSAVNAQTAYAAAYNSGFRESGIWSITGTDPTPYVAVRTQGLALESVVAYVDSNGTIKPMVTEQYLRSMLEVANERFASNAQRKERFRHAFLSTTSSRTSPPNWEPTDVRNARKRAEGLKRKEELEKQKSIAGANAVVVDPATMDDDELFPLDHPR from the exons ATGCCGAACCCGAGCACTTTCCAGGACAAGAAGCGTAGGATTCTAGAAGATCTCGCCACACCGTCCGAGGAGTATACCGATCTGTCGCCGAAAGGATCAGTCGATGAGGGCGTGCGAGAACTTTGCGATGAGATCAATGCGCTGGAGGGGTATGTAACGACGAGCAGCTGCGCTGGACGCATTGCTGTGTATATGAATGGTTCAGGAAAGGATCGCAGTGAGGACGGTCGGAGTGGAAGGACTGAGCGAGAGGCGGGCAAGGGAGGAAAGGGTGGTGGGGAGTGGTTGTTCGTCACGCATGATGCCTTCAAGACCGACGAAGTAAGTGGTGACGGCGAAGTGTTCAAGTCATTCGGCATTGAGTACGCCGCACCTTCTGTGCCTACGTCAGCAGCACACTGCCGGCTAGTCTACCTCAAGTTTGAGCCGATG ATTCTCCACATCCTTACGTCCTCAGCTGTCAATGCACAGACCGCCTACGCCGCTGCCTACAACTCCGGCTTCCGTGAGAGCGGCATTTGGAGCATCACTGGTACTGATCCGACGCCATACGTGGCAGTCCGGACACAAGGCCTGGCCCTGGAAAGCGTGGTCGCTTACGTCGACTCGAATGGGACCATCAAGCCCATGGTCACGGAGCAGTACCTCAGATCTATGCTCGAGGTTGCGAACGAGAGGTTTGCCAGCAATGCGCAACGCAAAGAACGTTTCCGGCACGCATTCCTGAGCACTACCTCAAGCCGGACATCCCCCCCGAACTGGGAACCGACCGATGTCCGTAATGCAAGAAAACGTGCAGAAGGGCTGAAGAGGAAAGAGGAACTGGAGAAGCAGAAATCTATTGCTGGGGCGAATGCTGTCGTTGTGGATCCGGCTACTATGGACGACGATGAGCTATTCCCATTGGACCATCCACGATGA